Proteins from a genomic interval of Streptomyces sp. NBC_00820:
- a CDS encoding carbohydrate-binding protein, producing the protein MRRLRACLGAAAAVGLTATGTAALVAGNASGAPGALSNRWYAAAPYLMPLDNNPPDAAAIMDASGLKAFQLAFILAPNGGGCSPTWGGTAPVSSDSAVQSVISTIRAKGGDVSVSIGGYGGTKLGQACSDAASTAAAYQQVVTEYGLRAIDFDLEEPEYENTTAVRNEIGAAKILQQNNPGLYVSVTTAGTADGTGWFGKQMLLEAKSQGFTPNNFSIMPFDGGFSGAASQTAALTNFNAILQSTFGWDQATAYAHEGFSGMNGRSDSGEYFSQADFQTVLDYATGHNMDRFTFWALNRDRQCTPADNGGRTSGTCSSVAQNAWDFAKYSVKFAGATPPSSTPTPTPTPTPPGTGCKAPWSPTAVYTGGDEASYNHHNWKAKWWTQNEVPTGAEWGPWQDEGTC; encoded by the coding sequence GTGAGACGTCTTCGCGCATGTCTGGGAGCGGCGGCCGCCGTCGGACTGACCGCCACGGGCACGGCCGCACTGGTCGCGGGCAACGCCTCGGGTGCCCCCGGCGCGCTGAGCAACCGGTGGTACGCCGCGGCCCCCTACCTGATGCCGCTCGACAACAACCCGCCGGACGCGGCCGCCATCATGGACGCCAGCGGCCTCAAGGCCTTCCAGCTGGCCTTCATTCTCGCCCCCAACGGGGGCGGGTGCTCGCCGACTTGGGGCGGAACGGCACCGGTGTCCTCCGACTCGGCCGTACAGTCGGTGATCAGCACGATCCGCGCCAAGGGCGGCGACGTGTCCGTCTCCATCGGCGGCTACGGCGGCACCAAGCTGGGCCAGGCCTGCTCCGACGCGGCCTCCACGGCGGCGGCGTACCAGCAGGTCGTCACCGAGTACGGCCTGCGCGCCATCGACTTCGACCTGGAGGAGCCGGAGTACGAGAACACGACGGCCGTCAGGAACGAGATCGGCGCCGCGAAGATCCTCCAGCAGAACAACCCGGGCCTGTACGTGTCCGTCACCACCGCGGGCACGGCGGACGGCACCGGCTGGTTCGGCAAGCAGATGCTGCTGGAGGCCAAGTCGCAAGGGTTCACCCCGAACAACTTCTCCATCATGCCCTTCGACGGCGGGTTCAGCGGCGCCGCGAGCCAGACCGCCGCCCTGACCAACTTCAACGCGATCCTCCAGTCCACGTTCGGCTGGGACCAGGCCACCGCCTACGCCCACGAGGGCTTCTCGGGCATGAACGGCCGCAGCGACAGCGGCGAGTACTTCTCGCAGGCCGACTTCCAGACCGTGCTGGACTACGCGACCGGCCACAACATGGACCGGTTCACGTTCTGGGCCCTGAACCGCGACCGCCAGTGCACCCCGGCCGACAACGGCGGGCGCACCTCCGGGACCTGCTCCAGCGTGGCCCAGAACGCGTGGGACTTCGCCAAGTACTCGGTGAAGTTCGCCGGCGCCACCCCGCCCAGCTCCACGCCCACGCCGACCCCGACGCCGACTCCGCCGGGCACCGGCTGCAAGGCGCCCTGGAGCCCGACCGCGGTGTACACGGGCGGCGACGAGGCGTCGTACAACCACCACAACTGGAAGGCCAAGTGGTGGACCCAGAACGAGGTGCCCACCGGCGCGGAGTGGGGGCCGTGGCAGGACGAGGGGACCTGCTGA
- a CDS encoding SDR family oxidoreductase has translation MPSQESPLPAPRVAIVTGGSRGIGRATVTRLAADGFAVVVGYAGSRDLAEAAVEEITAAGGRAVAVRADVADEEQVDRLFETAATEFGGVDVVVHTAGRMYLAPIAELDLAELDTLHRTNIRGTFVVARQAARTLRRGGAFIAFSTSVVGLAFPSYGAYSASKGAVEALTMILARELRGRDVTANAVAPGPTATDMFLDGKDEETVARLAAQPPLERLGTPADIAEVVAFLASPAGHWVNGQVVRANGGII, from the coding sequence ATGCCCTCCCAGGAATCGCCCCTTCCCGCCCCCCGCGTCGCGATCGTCACCGGCGGCTCGCGCGGCATCGGCCGCGCGACGGTGACGCGGCTGGCCGCCGACGGGTTCGCCGTGGTGGTCGGGTACGCGGGCAGCCGCGACCTGGCCGAGGCGGCCGTCGAGGAGATCACCGCGGCCGGCGGCCGGGCGGTGGCCGTCCGCGCCGACGTGGCCGACGAGGAGCAGGTCGACAGGCTCTTCGAGACGGCCGCCACCGAGTTCGGCGGGGTGGACGTCGTGGTCCACACCGCCGGCCGGATGTACCTCGCGCCGATCGCCGAGCTGGACCTGGCGGAGCTGGACACGCTGCACCGCACGAACATCCGGGGCACCTTCGTGGTGGCCCGGCAGGCCGCCCGGACGCTGCGCCGGGGCGGCGCGTTCATCGCCTTCTCCACCTCCGTGGTGGGCCTGGCGTTTCCCTCGTACGGCGCCTACAGCGCGAGCAAGGGCGCGGTCGAGGCGCTGACCATGATCCTGGCCCGCGAGCTGCGCGGCCGGGACGTCACCGCGAACGCCGTGGCCCCCGGTCCCACGGCCACCGACATGTTCCTGGATGGCAAGGACGAGGAGACCGTCGCCCGGCTGGCCGCGCAGCCTCCGCTGGAGCGCCTCGGTACGCCCGCCGACATCGCCGAGGTGGTGGCCTTCCTCGCCTCTCCGGCCGGCCACTGGGTCAACGGCCAGGTCGTACGCGCCAACGGAGGGATCATCTGA
- a CDS encoding helix-turn-helix transcriptional regulator: MNHSELPAFLKSRRDRIRPADAGLTAGPRRRVPGLRREEVAQLAGLSADYYTELERGRGAQPSAQVLAALARALRLSGDERDHLYHLAERPVPTPQATAAHPQAALVGLLDRLTTTPAQVITDLHQVLVQNPLARALLGPPPATRGPEASFVHRWFTEPAARAVHPVEDHPHHSRIFVADLQAVAARRARDPEVTRMVAALRRRSEEFAALWEQRDVALRRTDHKRIVHPVLGVIELDCHNLFSEDGRQRLLWFSAPPGTEGAAQLELLSVIGTQDMTAGAERLGRGQG; the protein is encoded by the coding sequence GTGAACCACTCCGAACTCCCCGCCTTCCTGAAGTCCCGCCGCGACCGGATCAGGCCGGCCGACGCCGGCCTGACCGCCGGGCCCCGCCGCCGGGTCCCGGGGCTGCGGCGCGAGGAGGTCGCCCAGCTGGCCGGGCTCTCCGCCGACTACTACACCGAGCTGGAACGCGGCCGCGGTGCCCAGCCCTCCGCACAGGTCCTCGCCGCCCTCGCCCGCGCGCTGCGGCTGAGCGGTGACGAGCGCGACCACCTCTACCACCTGGCCGAACGCCCGGTGCCCACCCCCCAGGCCACCGCGGCTCACCCCCAGGCGGCCCTGGTCGGCCTGCTGGACCGGCTCACCACCACCCCCGCCCAGGTGATCACCGACCTGCACCAGGTCCTCGTCCAGAACCCGCTCGCCCGGGCGCTCCTCGGCCCACCCCCGGCCACCCGCGGCCCCGAGGCGAGCTTCGTCCACCGCTGGTTCACCGAGCCCGCCGCCCGCGCCGTCCACCCCGTCGAGGACCACCCGCACCACTCCCGGATCTTCGTCGCCGACCTGCAGGCGGTCGCCGCCCGGCGCGCCAGGGATCCGGAGGTCACGCGGATGGTGGCCGCCCTGCGCCGCCGCAGCGAGGAGTTCGCCGCGCTGTGGGAGCAGCGGGACGTGGCCCTGCGCCGCACCGACCACAAGCGCATCGTCCACCCCGTCCTCGGTGTCATCGAGCTCGACTGCCACAACCTGTTCAGCGAGGACGGCCGCCAGCGCCTGCTGTGGTTCAGCGCGCCACCCGGCACCGAGGGGGCGGCACAGCTGGAGCTGCTGTCCGTGATCGGCACACAGGACATGACGGCCGGCGCGGAACGCCTGGGGCGCGGGCAGGGCTGA
- a CDS encoding GNAT family N-acetyltransferase, which produces MEITIHRPGDLTSALRGAWHRAMDESPEYANPFLAPEFTMGVGRYRGGTRIAILRERGEPVGFFPYERGPFGTGRAVGLGLSDCQALVHRPGVTWNAEELLRACGLSIFEFDHLVQEQRPFAPHVTGTFASPVIDVKPGDGTYAEWLRGAYPGLAKTTLKKERRLGRDIGEVRFEFDERDPRVLHTLMRWKSAQYRRTGRMDRFSRPWIVDLVDHLFHVREEHFTGVLSVLYAGDRPVAAHFGPRSSTVLAAWFTAYDPELHYYSPGLMMHLRTAEAAARHGVTLVDLGRGDKEYKDWLKTRELYVGEGFAARTHPVALAQRLWRRPVRGLRNTVLAHPELREPADRLLRTMGRLRTQGGAATSREGGATASQEGGRPE; this is translated from the coding sequence GTGGAGATAACCATCCACAGACCCGGCGACCTCACCTCGGCGCTGCGCGGAGCCTGGCACCGGGCGATGGACGAGTCGCCCGAATACGCCAACCCGTTCCTCGCACCCGAGTTCACCATGGGAGTCGGCCGGTACCGCGGCGGGACGCGCATCGCGATCCTGCGGGAGCGCGGTGAACCGGTCGGCTTCTTCCCTTACGAGCGCGGCCCGTTCGGCACCGGCCGGGCCGTCGGACTCGGACTGTCCGACTGCCAGGCCCTGGTGCACCGGCCCGGCGTCACCTGGAACGCGGAGGAACTGCTGCGCGCCTGCGGGCTCAGCATCTTCGAGTTCGACCACCTCGTCCAGGAACAGCGGCCGTTCGCCCCGCATGTCACCGGCACCTTCGCCTCGCCGGTGATCGACGTGAAGCCCGGCGACGGCACCTACGCGGAATGGCTGCGCGGCGCCTACCCCGGGCTGGCCAAGACGACGCTGAAGAAGGAGCGCCGGCTCGGCCGGGACATCGGCGAGGTGCGCTTCGAGTTCGACGAGCGCGATCCGCGGGTCCTGCACACCCTCATGCGGTGGAAGTCCGCCCAGTACCGCCGTACAGGCCGTATGGACCGTTTCTCGCGGCCCTGGATCGTCGACCTCGTGGACCACCTGTTCCACGTCCGCGAGGAGCATTTCACCGGTGTCCTGTCCGTGCTCTACGCCGGTGACCGCCCCGTCGCCGCCCACTTCGGCCCCCGTTCCAGCACGGTCCTGGCCGCCTGGTTCACCGCGTACGACCCCGAACTGCACTACTACTCGCCCGGGTTGATGATGCACCTGCGGACGGCCGAGGCGGCCGCCCGGCACGGCGTGACCCTGGTCGACCTCGGCCGCGGCGACAAGGAGTACAAGGACTGGCTCAAGACCCGCGAACTGTACGTCGGTGAGGGCTTCGCCGCCCGCACCCATCCCGTGGCCCTCGCGCAGCGGCTGTGGCGCCGGCCGGTGCGCGGTCTGCGCAACACGGTCCTCGCCCACCCCGAGCTGCGCGAGCCAGCCGACCGACTGCTCAGGACGATGGGCCGGCTCCGCACCCAGGGCGGGGCGGCGACCTCCCGGGAGGGCGGGGCGACGGCTTCTCAGGAGGGCGGTCGACCGGAGTGA
- a CDS encoding alpha/beta hydrolase family protein, producing the protein MTTTPFMNQEGTTRRRMLGAALAVGVTVPIGAAGQARAASTAPGPVQLTLPVPTGPYPVGTVPLHLVDTSRPDPVAGPGHHRELMASVWYPARGVDRYPLARWTSPAVMRALLTSAGFPADVAVAPLTAGHESAPVLRTGRRLPVVVFSHGAHDHRADTTIVVQELASHGYVVVTVDHTYDAFSVFPDGRFTGLDRPGLTPRDFATDIRFVLDRVEDLAAGRNPDAEHRPLPAGLLGTLDPQRIGMFGWSKGASATAFVMSEDRRVRAGLSFDGPMQPTVTTDLDRPFMLMTAEFPRATQPSVAEFWSHLRGWRLNVQAEGAVHGSYCDQQFLIPQLAQAVGMSNADLQGWIGTLDPARAVRIQQAYPLAFFDLHLRHHRGHLLDGPCPAFPEVQFIP; encoded by the coding sequence GTGACAACCACGCCGTTCATGAACCAAGAAGGAACGACGCGCCGTCGCATGCTCGGAGCCGCGCTGGCCGTCGGGGTCACCGTGCCGATTGGCGCGGCAGGCCAGGCGAGGGCGGCTTCGACCGCTCCGGGCCCGGTGCAGCTCACCCTGCCCGTGCCCACCGGACCGTACCCGGTGGGCACGGTGCCCTTGCACCTCGTCGACACTTCACGTCCCGATCCCGTGGCCGGCCCCGGGCACCACCGCGAGTTGATGGCCTCCGTCTGGTATCCCGCCCGGGGCGTCGATCGGTATCCACTGGCCCGGTGGACGTCCCCCGCCGTGATGCGGGCACTCCTCACGTCGGCGGGCTTCCCGGCCGATGTGGCGGTGGCGCCGCTAACGGCCGGCCACGAGAGCGCACCGGTGCTGCGAACGGGCCGACGACTGCCCGTCGTCGTCTTCTCGCACGGCGCGCACGATCACCGGGCGGACACCACCATCGTGGTGCAGGAGCTTGCCAGCCACGGGTATGTGGTGGTCACGGTGGACCATACGTACGACGCGTTCAGCGTGTTCCCCGACGGCCGGTTCACGGGGCTCGACCGACCTGGCCTGACACCGCGGGACTTCGCCACCGACATCCGGTTCGTGCTCGACCGCGTCGAGGATCTCGCGGCCGGGCGCAACCCCGACGCCGAACACCGGCCGCTGCCGGCCGGTCTGCTCGGCACCCTCGATCCGCAGCGCATCGGCATGTTCGGCTGGTCGAAGGGCGCGTCGGCGACGGCCTTCGTGATGAGCGAGGACCGGCGCGTCCGGGCCGGGCTGAGCTTCGACGGGCCGATGCAGCCGACGGTCACCACCGACCTGGACCGGCCGTTCATGCTGATGACCGCCGAGTTCCCCCGGGCCACGCAGCCGAGCGTCGCCGAGTTCTGGTCGCACCTGCGGGGATGGCGGCTCAACGTCCAGGCGGAGGGCGCGGTTCACGGGTCGTACTGCGACCAACAGTTCCTGATCCCGCAACTGGCGCAGGCCGTCGGGATGAGCAACGCGGACCTCCAGGGCTGGATCGGCACACTCGATCCCGCCCGGGCGGTGCGGATCCAGCAGGCTTACCCGCTCGCCTTCTTCGACCTGCACCTACGACACCACCGAGGGCACCTGCTCGACGGCCCGTGCCCGGCCTTCCCGGAGGTGCAGTTCATTCCATGA
- a CDS encoding response regulator transcription factor — translation MRIVVAEDLFLLREGLVRLLKARGFEIVAATDSAPGLLDALLEHRPDLAIVDIRLPPTHTDDGLRAALSARERMPGLPILLLSQYVEQIYAQELLADQAGGVGYLLKDRVFSDDQFVDVIRTVAAGGTVMDPEVVTKLLGRRSRGERESLSRLTERERQVLELMAEGRSNSAIASRLFISEKAVSKHSTSIFTKLELAPSDDDNRRVLAVLAYLMSAPREGRIPPNH, via the coding sequence GTGCGCATAGTCGTCGCGGAGGATCTCTTCCTGCTCCGGGAGGGGCTGGTCAGGCTCCTCAAGGCGCGAGGGTTCGAGATCGTGGCGGCCACCGACAGCGCGCCGGGCCTGCTCGACGCGCTGCTGGAGCACCGGCCGGACCTCGCGATCGTGGACATCAGGCTGCCGCCCACCCACACCGACGACGGACTCCGTGCGGCGCTGTCCGCCCGGGAACGGATGCCCGGGCTGCCGATCCTGCTGCTCTCGCAGTACGTCGAGCAGATCTATGCCCAGGAACTGCTCGCCGACCAGGCCGGAGGGGTCGGCTACCTGCTCAAGGACCGGGTGTTCAGCGACGACCAGTTCGTCGACGTGATCCGTACGGTCGCCGCCGGCGGCACGGTCATGGACCCCGAAGTGGTCACCAAGCTGCTCGGCCGCCGCAGCCGTGGCGAACGCGAATCCCTCTCCAGACTCACCGAGCGGGAACGCCAGGTGCTTGAGCTCATGGCCGAGGGGCGCTCCAACAGCGCCATCGCGAGCCGGCTCTTCATCAGCGAGAAGGCCGTGTCCAAGCACAGCACGAGCATCTTCACCAAGCTGGAGCTCGCCCCTTCCGACGACGACAACCGCCGGGTGTTGGCCGTGCTCGCCTACCTCATGTCCGCGCCGCGTGAAGGCCGCATTCCACCGAACCACTGA
- a CDS encoding sensor histidine kinase, protein MTAVCAVLAFRAEQARDRPGRIARPAGRIGWPVVAGLVGTAAYGSVPALLLALHNSAGTGGYIATSPDLQPDGLLPTGLLTAGLLATALIDSARAPRRWVLPVVAAVTGELLEWTYWATHALTRSPVYYPLTPLNVLVACVSIPVLAAFAGAALRRPANGRPERLAGADAFRSARWALLLPAVVVMTGDLLGLDLWRPAPPGTGIGPAVTSYLAGLALLAAVVAGLVRWPRAAADLAVLGLVGIGAYDVAQSGFGQDMVEVRRYGSPGVPAPFGSFETVAHHASVLGGIQGAVLLAFGLWLLPRTVLADAGRLLGRGPDPALARRVRELTETRADAVGSAAAELRRIERDLHDGAQGRLVTIGMNLRVAEEMIHSDPHEAAALVVEARVASAAALAELRGLIRGMHPPMLADRGLGEAVRALALDLPLPCETEIDLPERLAAPLESACYFAVAEVVTNAVRHASAHGLQIRMARADGLLRIEVVDDGVGGADPTRGTGLAGVERRLAAFDGILAVSSPPGGPTIVVMEVPCA, encoded by the coding sequence ATGACCGCGGTCTGCGCCGTGCTGGCCTTCAGGGCGGAGCAGGCGCGGGACCGGCCGGGGCGCATCGCGCGACCGGCTGGGCGGATCGGCTGGCCGGTCGTGGCGGGGCTGGTAGGGACGGCGGCGTACGGCAGTGTGCCGGCTCTGCTGCTCGCCCTGCACAACTCCGCCGGAACGGGTGGCTACATCGCCACCTCACCGGATCTCCAGCCCGACGGGCTGCTCCCGACGGGGCTGCTGACGGCCGGTCTGCTGGCCACCGCGCTGATCGACTCGGCACGTGCGCCCAGGCGTTGGGTCCTGCCCGTGGTCGCGGCGGTGACCGGTGAACTGCTGGAATGGACGTACTGGGCCACGCACGCGCTCACGCGTTCCCCTGTTTACTACCCCCTGACACCCCTGAATGTCCTGGTGGCCTGTGTGAGCATCCCGGTGCTCGCCGCCTTCGCCGGTGCGGCTCTGCGCCGGCCGGCGAACGGCAGGCCCGAACGCCTGGCCGGAGCCGATGCGTTCAGGTCCGCACGCTGGGCCCTGCTGCTGCCCGCCGTCGTGGTGATGACCGGCGACCTGCTCGGCCTCGATCTGTGGCGGCCCGCGCCGCCGGGCACCGGGATCGGGCCGGCCGTGACGAGTTACCTGGCCGGACTGGCGCTGCTGGCGGCCGTTGTGGCCGGGCTGGTGCGGTGGCCGAGGGCGGCGGCGGACCTGGCGGTCCTGGGGCTGGTGGGGATCGGGGCGTACGACGTCGCGCAGAGCGGGTTCGGGCAAGACATGGTGGAGGTGCGGAGGTACGGCTCCCCAGGCGTACCGGCGCCGTTCGGTTCCTTCGAAACGGTTGCTCACCATGCTTCGGTCCTCGGCGGCATCCAGGGGGCGGTGCTGCTGGCCTTCGGGCTGTGGCTGCTGCCGAGGACCGTGCTGGCGGATGCCGGCCGGCTGCTCGGGCGCGGGCCGGACCCGGCGCTGGCCCGGCGGGTGCGGGAGCTGACCGAGACGCGGGCCGATGCGGTCGGCTCCGCGGCCGCGGAGCTGCGCAGGATCGAGCGGGACCTGCACGACGGCGCTCAGGGACGGCTGGTCACCATCGGGATGAACCTCCGGGTCGCGGAGGAGATGATCCACAGCGATCCGCACGAGGCCGCCGCACTGGTCGTGGAGGCCCGCGTCGCCTCGGCGGCGGCACTGGCGGAACTGCGCGGCCTGATCAGGGGGATGCACCCGCCGATGCTGGCCGACCGGGGTCTGGGGGAGGCGGTCCGGGCGCTCGCACTGGACCTGCCCCTGCCGTGTGAGACCGAGATCGATCTGCCCGAGCGGCTCGCCGCCCCGCTGGAATCGGCCTGCTACTTCGCCGTCGCCGAAGTGGTCACCAACGCCGTCCGGCACGCCTCGGCGCACGGCCTTCAGATCCGAATGGCCCGGGCGGACGGGCTGCTGCGCATCGAGGTGGTCGACGACGGGGTGGGCGGCGCGGATCCCACCCGGGGCACCGGGCTGGCCGGGGTGGAGCGGCGACTCGCGGCCTTCGACGGCATCCTGGCGGTCAGCAGCCCGCCCGGCGGGCCGACGATCGTGGTCATGGAGGTGCCGTGCGCATAG
- a CDS encoding serine/threonine-protein kinase — MSAAGSGGRVQPARPGDPSRIGPYRIIGRLGSGGMGTVHAGLTADGLRVAVKVIHPAQAEDPEFRARFRREVQLSARVQGPCLVPLLAADPGAAAPWLATAYAPGPTLNQYLADHGPLTGGTLYAFATGTAHALAAVHEAGVVHRDVKPQNVILTPAGPRVLDFGIAHAADGTSVTRTGVMTGTPGWISPEYYRTSTAGPEGDMFAWGALVAYAATGRLPFGTGAPDVVAFRVMSGDPDLDGVPEELREVVESALAKEPADRISAASASQECSRFLASQATQVLAGGDGPAPTRVGELVTAVWEMPTVDDPTWHAPSSLSRRRTVTTVLVAAAVIGALAGSALAFPAAFPNDGDRGGSRDAAAGRSTASPAGHAGVATEPTGTPGPAVATQTTADPRGIRVPTDPLAGVAHPAFTRAGDEAQPSDDEWRASTTASTQEEKDTAQAIEDDVRSMLATKGLDHLTATVTFNRRAQTAVVTGGPVSQLPEDDQEVFRRAGETASCTALAHRLQASPTTWPYGRYSVFWKNSDGDTEADILGFGQATDGCYNEVAGQWQGDEAGMATAQIPSTDKDEIRVADATDKAITAAWKTRVAEGNGVDPSAADDDINLGFDPAEKAAYVWIQDTYGALIGRAQRDNFQDVARRTTCRKLRDEYSRNQSWQYIRWSVAVYGGNMGTPEFIGSGDCLS, encoded by the coding sequence GTGAGCGCTGCTGGTTCCGGCGGACGGGTGCAACCCGCCCGCCCAGGTGATCCTTCCCGTATCGGCCCCTACCGGATCATCGGCCGCCTCGGCTCCGGCGGCATGGGAACCGTCCATGCCGGTCTCACCGCCGACGGGCTCAGGGTCGCCGTCAAGGTGATCCACCCTGCGCAGGCCGAAGACCCTGAGTTCCGGGCCCGGTTCCGTCGCGAGGTGCAGCTGTCCGCGCGCGTGCAGGGGCCGTGCCTCGTACCGCTGCTCGCCGCCGACCCCGGAGCCGCCGCGCCCTGGCTTGCGACCGCCTACGCTCCGGGCCCTACCCTCAACCAATACCTGGCCGACCACGGCCCCCTGACCGGCGGCACCTTGTACGCCTTCGCGACGGGCACCGCCCATGCACTGGCGGCCGTCCACGAAGCCGGCGTCGTCCACCGGGACGTGAAGCCGCAGAACGTCATCCTCACTCCGGCCGGCCCTCGCGTCCTCGACTTCGGCATCGCCCACGCCGCCGACGGCACGAGCGTGACCCGGACGGGCGTCATGACCGGCACCCCTGGCTGGATCAGCCCCGAGTACTACCGCACCAGCACCGCCGGGCCGGAGGGCGACATGTTCGCCTGGGGCGCGCTCGTCGCCTACGCCGCCACCGGCCGGCTCCCGTTCGGCACCGGCGCGCCGGACGTGGTCGCGTTCCGTGTGATGTCCGGGGACCCCGACCTGGACGGTGTACCCGAGGAACTGCGCGAAGTCGTGGAGAGCGCCCTCGCGAAGGAACCCGCCGACCGGATATCCGCCGCCTCGGCCTCCCAGGAGTGCTCGCGATTCCTCGCCTCCCAGGCCACCCAGGTCCTCGCGGGCGGCGACGGACCGGCACCCACCCGGGTCGGCGAACTGGTCACGGCCGTGTGGGAGATGCCCACTGTGGACGACCCCACCTGGCACGCCCCCTCCTCACTCTCCCGCAGACGGACCGTCACGACCGTGCTCGTGGCCGCCGCCGTGATCGGCGCTCTCGCCGGGAGCGCCTTGGCCTTTCCGGCCGCCTTCCCGAACGACGGAGACCGAGGCGGATCGCGGGACGCCGCCGCAGGTCGGTCGACCGCGTCCCCGGCCGGGCACGCCGGCGTCGCCACCGAACCCACTGGAACCCCTGGCCCCGCTGTGGCGACGCAGACCACGGCCGATCCGCGCGGGATCCGCGTACCGACCGATCCGCTGGCCGGCGTGGCCCACCCCGCCTTCACACGGGCCGGTGACGAGGCCCAGCCGTCGGACGACGAGTGGAGAGCGAGCACCACCGCGAGCACCCAGGAGGAGAAGGACACCGCCCAGGCGATCGAGGACGACGTGAGGTCCATGCTCGCCACCAAGGGCCTGGACCACCTCACTGCCACGGTCACGTTCAACCGGCGTGCGCAGACCGCTGTGGTGACCGGCGGGCCGGTCTCCCAACTGCCGGAGGACGACCAGGAGGTGTTCCGCAGGGCAGGAGAGACGGCATCCTGCACCGCTCTCGCCCACCGCCTCCAGGCCAGCCCCACCACCTGGCCCTACGGCCGTTACTCCGTCTTCTGGAAGAACTCCGACGGCGACACCGAGGCAGACATCCTCGGCTTCGGCCAGGCCACCGACGGGTGCTACAACGAGGTCGCCGGGCAGTGGCAGGGAGACGAGGCCGGCATGGCGACCGCGCAGATACCCAGTACCGACAAGGACGAGATCCGGGTCGCCGACGCCACGGACAAGGCCATCACCGCCGCGTGGAAGACCCGGGTCGCCGAGGGCAACGGCGTGGACCCCTCCGCCGCGGACGACGACATCAACCTCGGGTTCGACCCGGCCGAGAAGGCGGCGTACGTGTGGATCCAGGACACCTATGGAGCGCTGATCGGCCGCGCTCAGAGAGACAACTTCCAGGATGTCGCCCGAAGGACTACCTGCCGGAAGCTGAGGGACGAGTACAGCAGGAACCAGTCCTGGCAGTACATCCGCTGGTCCGTGGCCGTCTACGGCGGGAACATGGGAACCCCCGAGTTCATCGGCTCGGGTGACTGCCTCTCCTGA
- a CDS encoding inositol monophosphatase family protein codes for MPMTQGESDAQLALRAARVGAEVVRALYGGALARFEKQAGDFATEADLAAEKAIVDVLRAARPDDAVTGEEGGHTGVAGAHRRWLVDPLCGTLNYAVGSMLVGVNVALRVGDTVAAAATADPFSGEVFWTDGERARVRNGGGDRELTPSPDSALVDVNLDPPFPNAPGFRAVRLLADPEFARRFRPRVVSTTLAVAWVAAGRRAAYVTDGDLRDSVHFAAGIALCLAAGCTVTDIHGRPVHTGADGLIAAADRDTHTTLVDMVRSQAREA; via the coding sequence ATGCCGATGACCCAGGGGGAGTCCGACGCCCAACTGGCCCTGCGCGCCGCACGGGTGGGCGCCGAGGTGGTACGCGCCCTGTACGGGGGAGCGCTCGCGCGTTTCGAGAAGCAGGCCGGTGACTTCGCGACGGAGGCGGACCTCGCCGCGGAGAAGGCCATCGTCGATGTCCTGCGCGCGGCACGGCCCGACGACGCCGTGACGGGCGAGGAGGGCGGGCACACCGGCGTGGCCGGCGCGCACCGCCGCTGGCTGGTCGACCCGCTGTGCGGAACGCTCAACTACGCGGTGGGCAGCATGCTCGTCGGCGTGAACGTGGCCCTGCGCGTGGGGGACACGGTCGCGGCCGCGGCCACGGCGGACCCCTTCAGCGGCGAGGTCTTCTGGACCGACGGCGAACGGGCCCGGGTCAGGAACGGCGGCGGGGACCGGGAGTTGACGCCCTCGCCGGACTCCGCGCTGGTCGACGTCAATCTCGACCCGCCCTTCCCCAACGCACCCGGCTTCCGGGCCGTCCGGCTGCTGGCCGACCCGGAGTTCGCCCGGCGGTTCCGGCCCCGGGTGGTGTCCACGACGCTCGCCGTCGCCTGGGTGGCCGCCGGGCGCAGGGCCGCCTACGTCACCGACGGCGATCTGCGCGACAGCGTGCACTTCGCGGCCGGGATCGCCCTCTGCCTCGCCGCGGGCTGCACGGTGACCGACATCCACGGCCGGCCCGTGCACACCGGCGCCGACGGGCTGATCGCGGCGGCCGACCGGGACACCCACACGACGCTGGTGGACATGGTGAGGAGTCAGGCCCGGGAGGCGTGA
- a CDS encoding chaplin has protein sequence MRSFATTAVLAGALALTGTTAAHAADPDPVTGVATGSPGILSGDVIQVPIHIPINLCGNTIDVIGLLNPAAGNACANNG, from the coding sequence ATGCGCAGCTTTGCTACTACGGCCGTTCTCGCGGGTGCTCTTGCCCTGACGGGCACCACCGCAGCTCACGCGGCCGACCCGGACCCGGTGACCGGGGTCGCCACGGGCAGCCCGGGCATCCTCTCGGGCGATGTCATCCAGGTCCCGATCCACATCCCGATCAACCTGTGCGGCAACACCATCGACGTCATCGGTCTGCTGAACCCGGCCGCCGGTAACGCCTGCGCCAACAACGGCTGA